One genomic segment of Trichococcus shcherbakoviae includes these proteins:
- a CDS encoding ABC transporter permease — translation MNLETIWKRRQQLQLKKFSRYSKYIFNDHFVLVLLFLLGALAYQYSEFVKTVTPDFLWGKLLIVFLFSGSIFIGKLATFLEPADQVFLLAKEKEWGSYFSKAKKYSLILPAILLLFLAAAAMPMLFAGRTIGASDLLPIYATLLLLKVIHLDLLELGLKIGDRKVRQKNDLYLACAAILSFSVAIFFHPWVAPVLVILYTMFLRKKVQVAYEARYPLYQWEQMIASEEQRKARLNRVINLFTDVPQVKSKAKRRKYFDGLLRRVEGKSNSYQYLYARAFLRGTDYSGLFFRLLAIGMLLLLFTPSAGFSLGLSLLFLYLTGFQLMPLYFHFNENMLYRLYPTQREDKFAGFKRLLGYLLGVEGFLFAGIIFINNSWQTGLAAVALNAGFIWLFIQFYIGGRTEKREAANY, via the coding sequence ATGAACCTGGAAACTATCTGGAAAAGAAGGCAGCAACTGCAACTGAAAAAATTCAGCCGCTACAGCAAATATATCTTCAATGATCATTTCGTCCTCGTGCTCCTCTTTCTGCTGGGAGCTTTGGCTTACCAATATTCCGAATTCGTGAAAACCGTGACGCCGGACTTCCTTTGGGGAAAGCTGCTGATCGTGTTTCTTTTTTCCGGCAGCATCTTTATCGGTAAGCTGGCGACCTTTTTGGAGCCGGCCGACCAAGTGTTCCTTTTGGCTAAGGAAAAGGAATGGGGGAGCTATTTCAGCAAAGCGAAAAAATACAGCCTGATCCTTCCGGCGATTCTGTTGTTATTTTTGGCAGCCGCAGCGATGCCGATGCTTTTTGCCGGGAGAACGATCGGGGCAAGTGATTTGCTGCCGATTTATGCAACCTTGCTGCTGTTGAAAGTTATCCATTTGGATCTGCTGGAACTGGGCTTGAAGATAGGCGATCGGAAAGTTCGCCAGAAAAATGATCTTTACTTGGCTTGCGCGGCGATTTTATCTTTCAGCGTCGCGATATTTTTTCATCCATGGGTTGCGCCGGTACTTGTAATTCTGTATACTATGTTTCTGCGTAAAAAAGTACAAGTAGCGTATGAGGCGCGCTATCCGCTCTATCAATGGGAGCAGATGATTGCCTCGGAAGAACAACGAAAAGCTCGCTTAAACCGGGTCATCAATCTGTTCACGGATGTTCCGCAAGTGAAGAGCAAAGCAAAAAGAAGAAAATATTTCGACGGCTTGCTTCGCCGTGTTGAAGGCAAAAGCAATTCCTACCAGTATTTATATGCACGGGCATTTTTGCGCGGGACGGATTACAGCGGCTTGTTTTTCCGGCTGTTGGCCATCGGGATGCTGTTGCTGCTTTTCACGCCGTCAGCCGGATTTTCTTTAGGGCTCAGTCTATTGTTCCTTTATTTGACAGGCTTCCAGCTGATGCCGCTGTATTTCCATTTCAATGAAAATATGCTGTACCGGCTTTATCCGACGCAGCGCGAAGATAAATTTGCTGGCTTCAAGCGTTTGCTCGGCTACCTTTTGGGAGTGGAAGGATTCCTTTTTGCGGGAATCATCTTCATCAATAACAGTTGGCAGACTGGCTTGGCTGCTGTCGCCTTAAACGCCGGGTTCATCTGGCTGTTCATCCAGTTCTATATAGGTGGGCGTACGGAAAAAAGGGAAGCGGCAAATTACTGA
- a CDS encoding phosphotransferase family protein, with amino-acid sequence MDYKMDSGWRLHPIGGDTGQAYMGTRAEERVFLKRNSSPFLAALSVEGITPRLIWTKRVGNGDVLTAQEWLNGRELNPDEMKGKTVRDILHRIHHSENLLKMLQKVKGEIFNPINFYNLYVAELPDDLKSNSVLQQVTEYVKNSIASIDDSQKTVCHGDVNRKNFLLDEEDRLYLVDWEMVKIADPFSDISTLLVQYVPHEEWGVWLEQYGLQMNDNMERRLEWYSMMVCLCLIKKSHSQERNVEMNQLILLLKQLYQNRLNSYL; translated from the coding sequence ATGGATTATAAAATGGACTCAGGGTGGCGGCTACATCCCATCGGAGGAGACACAGGACAAGCTTATATGGGCACCAGAGCCGAGGAAAGGGTTTTTTTGAAAAGAAACTCTTCACCTTTCTTAGCTGCGCTTTCCGTTGAGGGGATCACACCGCGATTGATCTGGACCAAACGGGTCGGCAATGGGGATGTCCTGACAGCTCAGGAATGGCTCAACGGCAGGGAATTGAATCCGGATGAGATGAAAGGGAAGACCGTGCGGGACATCCTGCATCGCATCCATCATTCCGAAAATCTCCTGAAGATGCTTCAGAAGGTAAAGGGTGAAATCTTCAACCCAATCAATTTTTACAACCTTTACGTTGCAGAGCTGCCGGATGACTTGAAATCCAATTCGGTCCTGCAACAGGTGACTGAATATGTGAAGAACAGCATCGCCAGCATCGACGACTCGCAAAAGACGGTCTGCCACGGAGATGTGAATCGGAAAAATTTCCTGTTGGATGAGGAAGACCGGTTGTATCTGGTGGATTGGGAAATGGTCAAAATTGCCGATCCGTTTTCGGACATCAGTACCTTGCTTGTGCAATACGTTCCCCATGAAGAATGGGGAGTATGGTTGGAGCAGTATGGCTTGCAGATGAATGACAATATGGAGCGCCGGTTGGAGTGGTACAGCATGATGGTGTGCCTCTGCCTGATCAAAAAGAGCCATTCGCAGGAACGCAATGTGGAAATGAACCAACTGATTCTGTTGCTGAAACAGCTTTATCAGAATCGCCTAAACAGTTATTTATGA
- the trmB gene encoding tRNA (guanosine(46)-N7)-methyltransferase TrmB produces the protein MRVRNKPWAAEKLAESTQYVVMEPADWKGKWQERFGNEQPIHVEIGSGKGQFIVEMARMHPEVNYIGIERQTSVAVMTLDKMIESGLKNVQLLNTDGENVADFFAEGEVARVYLNFSDPWPKSKHDKRRLTYKNFLRNYEQILVSGGEIHFKTDNQGLFEYSLASFSQYGMTLKQVWLDLHKSDFEGNIMTEYEAKFSSRGDRIYRVEAAFPKKATADSEK, from the coding sequence ATGCGCGTAAGAAATAAACCATGGGCTGCCGAAAAATTGGCTGAAAGTACCCAATATGTAGTGATGGAACCAGCGGATTGGAAAGGGAAATGGCAGGAACGCTTCGGCAACGAGCAACCGATCCATGTGGAAATCGGCTCAGGCAAGGGCCAGTTCATCGTCGAGATGGCCCGCATGCATCCAGAAGTGAATTATATCGGTATCGAACGCCAGACGAGCGTAGCGGTCATGACGCTTGATAAGATGATCGAATCAGGTCTGAAAAATGTCCAGTTGCTGAATACGGACGGAGAGAATGTAGCGGATTTCTTTGCGGAGGGCGAAGTGGCTCGCGTTTACTTGAACTTTTCCGATCCGTGGCCAAAGTCCAAACACGATAAACGCCGCTTGACCTACAAAAACTTCCTGCGGAACTATGAGCAAATCCTGGTATCCGGTGGGGAAATTCATTTCAAGACGGATAATCAAGGCCTGTTCGAATATTCTTTGGCGAGCTTCTCGCAGTATGGCATGACTTTGAAGCAAGTCTGGTTGGATCTGCACAAGAGCGATTTTGAGGGTAACATCATGACGGAGTACGAAGCGAAGTTCTCTTCCCGAGGAGACCGCATCTATCGCGTCGAAGCAGCGTTCCCAAAAAAAGCAACGGCTGATTCAGAAAAATAA
- a CDS encoding PepSY domain-containing protein, translating into MMNFLEKCMCKKHKEEILGGILFGAGLVLGSVVTALCYEQKRTVNGDKILENVKKMFLAEAPIEGSWIELHPVPLSRYSSKTDVYYGGISRKEEGVLVQYEFIADAYTGTILDLYKL; encoded by the coding sequence ATGATGAACTTTTTGGAAAAATGCATGTGCAAAAAACACAAAGAAGAAATCTTAGGCGGTATTTTATTCGGAGCCGGACTCGTGCTTGGTTCAGTCGTGACAGCCCTTTGCTATGAACAGAAACGGACCGTAAACGGCGACAAAATACTGGAAAACGTCAAAAAAATGTTCTTGGCCGAAGCTCCGATTGAAGGATCATGGATCGAATTGCATCCAGTCCCACTCAGTCGTTATTCTTCAAAAACGGATGTGTACTACGGCGGAATCTCACGTAAAGAAGAAGGCGTGTTGGTACAATATGAATTCATAGCCGACGCCTACACAGGAACCATTTTGGACTTATACAAACTATAA
- the pepA gene encoding glutamyl aminopeptidase: protein MEDKTFAMIKELTELQGTSGNERNIRNYMHERMAPLVDRVETDGLGGIFGIREHADKTAPRIMVAAHMDEVGFMVAGITDRGLFRVVPLGGWNAYVVSAQRYTLQTSKGDIPVISSSVPPHLLRGADEGKKVKVTDILFDAGFDTKEEALAFGVRPGDTIVPQVETIWTANKKKIISKAWDNRYGNTVVLETLEALKDEKLPNTLIAGANVQEEVGLRGTKGAVHKFKPDLFFAVDCSAADDLTTTKDTFGHLGEGFLLRIQDPGMITLKGMREFLLDTAETHDIPYQYFVSKGGTDAGAAHVMNDGVPSAVIGVCARYIHTHQTMFHIDDYAAAKEMVAQVIKALDKSTYETIMDMN from the coding sequence ATGGAAGATAAAACATTTGCTATGATCAAAGAATTGACGGAATTGCAGGGCACAAGCGGAAATGAGCGCAATATCCGGAACTATATGCACGAAAGAATGGCCCCGTTGGTGGACCGCGTCGAAACGGACGGTTTGGGCGGTATTTTCGGAATCAGGGAGCATGCAGATAAAACGGCGCCGCGCATAATGGTGGCGGCGCACATGGATGAAGTCGGCTTTATGGTGGCAGGCATCACGGATCGCGGGCTTTTCCGGGTCGTGCCGCTAGGAGGCTGGAATGCCTATGTCGTTTCGGCACAGCGTTATACGCTGCAGACGTCAAAAGGCGATATTCCTGTTATCTCTTCATCTGTTCCGCCGCACTTGTTGCGTGGGGCCGATGAAGGAAAAAAAGTCAAAGTGACGGATATCCTCTTCGACGCCGGTTTCGATACGAAAGAAGAAGCGTTGGCATTTGGAGTCCGCCCAGGAGATACGATTGTTCCCCAAGTCGAAACGATCTGGACCGCCAACAAGAAAAAAATCATTTCAAAAGCATGGGATAACCGCTACGGGAACACGGTCGTTCTGGAGACGCTGGAAGCATTGAAGGATGAAAAGTTGCCGAACACGTTGATCGCCGGAGCCAACGTCCAGGAAGAAGTCGGGCTGCGTGGGACAAAAGGGGCCGTTCATAAGTTCAAGCCGGATCTGTTCTTCGCGGTGGACTGCTCGGCTGCTGATGACCTTACGACGACAAAGGATACTTTCGGCCATCTGGGGGAAGGGTTCCTTTTGCGGATCCAGGATCCAGGCATGATCACCTTGAAAGGGATGCGCGAATTCCTGTTGGATACGGCGGAAACGCACGATATCCCTTATCAGTATTTCGTTTCCAAAGGCGGAACGGATGCGGGAGCCGCCCATGTCATGAACGACGGGGTACCGAGCGCGGTCATCGGCGTCTGCGCGCGCTACATCCATACGCATCAGACGATGTTCCACATCGATGATTATGCGGCGGCCAAGGAAATGGTCGCGCAAGTCATCAAAGCATTGGACAAGAGCACTTATGAAACCATCATGGACATGAACTGA
- a CDS encoding thioredoxin family protein — protein sequence MDKLIDLDQFKELRDSGKTVFVFMTSWCPDCHYIRPFMPEVENKFADFRFVEIDRDDFGTLGEALQISGIPSFVVYAEGELLGRFVSRNRKTQKEIEAFLEQL from the coding sequence ATGGATAAACTGATAGATTTGGATCAATTCAAAGAACTGCGCGATTCGGGAAAAACAGTATTCGTCTTCATGACCAGCTGGTGCCCGGATTGCCATTACATCCGTCCGTTCATGCCCGAAGTTGAGAACAAATTCGCGGATTTTCGTTTCGTTGAAATAGACCGCGATGATTTCGGTACGTTGGGTGAAGCTCTGCAGATTTCCGGAATCCCGAGCTTCGTCGTCTATGCTGAGGGAGAGCTTTTGGGGCGTTTCGTTTCACGCAACCGGAAGACGCAAAAAGAGATTGAAGCCTTTTTGGAACAATTGTGA
- the ytpR gene encoding YtpR family tRNA-binding protein: MWLSFYNREAVGDTLMLTKGDIAVRQEQSCESKENVTRIFNNRTNETMGYNLFSISETLTLDANGQVILSDEEVAKVNALIQAAGFSDAVVVDRSPKFVVGYVKECVPHEDSNHLSVTQTEVDNGEVLQIVCGAANIKKGQRVVVAKPGAVMPSGLIIWPGELRGVASHGMICSAKELQLENASPKKGILVLDDSYAIGAAFSK; encoded by the coding sequence ATGTGGTTAAGTTTTTATAATCGTGAAGCAGTCGGGGATACATTAATGTTAACGAAAGGGGATATCGCTGTCCGCCAAGAACAATCCTGCGAATCAAAAGAGAATGTGACGCGCATTTTCAACAACCGTACAAATGAAACGATGGGCTACAATCTGTTTTCGATTTCAGAGACGCTTACGTTGGATGCAAACGGACAAGTTATCCTTTCAGATGAGGAAGTCGCAAAAGTGAATGCTTTGATCCAAGCGGCAGGTTTCAGTGATGCTGTCGTTGTCGATCGCTCACCTAAGTTTGTTGTGGGCTACGTCAAGGAATGCGTGCCGCATGAAGACTCCAACCATCTGTCCGTTACGCAAACGGAAGTGGACAACGGAGAAGTACTGCAGATCGTCTGTGGTGCAGCAAACATCAAAAAAGGGCAACGCGTCGTCGTAGCCAAGCCGGGCGCTGTTATGCCCAGCGGTTTGATCATCTGGCCGGGTGAGTTGCGCGGCGTAGCCAGCCACGGCATGATCTGCTCAGCCAAAGAATTGCAACTGGAAAACGCAAGCCCTAAAAAAGGCATCCTCGTCTTGGATGACAGCTATGCAATAGGCGCAGCATTTTCCAAATAA
- the murC gene encoding UDP-N-acetylmuramate--L-alanine ligase — METETIYHFVGIKGSGMSALALILHGKGYRVQGSDVETYFFTQKGLDDAGITIMPFSEANITPGLTVIAGNAFPDSHEEIAKAKEIGLTVIRYHDFIGDLIKNYTSVAITGSHGKTSTTGLLSHVLDGIAPTSYLIGDGTGFGREDAEYFVLEACEYRRHFLAYSPDYAIITNIDFDHPDYYKDINDVYSAFDSFASQVKKGVIACGEDAYVRELKGKYPVTFYGFAEDNDVVAKNVTKDTTGSQFDVEINGERYGHFEIPSFGTHNILNSLAIITFCWLEGLDNDKVAAQLKTFTGVKRRFSEKYISDMVVIDDYAHHPSEIRATLDAARQKYPTKEIIAIFQPHTFTRTVALLSEFAESLELADKVFLCDIFGSAREKDGQVSIGDLADKIEKGATVLNVNNMSPLLQFHDAVAIFMGAGDVQKFELAYEELLSHSVPTTN, encoded by the coding sequence ATGGAAACGGAAACGATTTATCATTTTGTCGGCATCAAAGGTTCTGGGATGAGTGCGTTGGCATTGATCCTGCATGGGAAAGGCTATCGCGTCCAAGGATCGGATGTCGAAACTTATTTCTTTACGCAAAAAGGCTTGGATGATGCTGGCATCACAATCATGCCATTCAGCGAAGCGAACATCACACCGGGTTTAACGGTCATCGCAGGGAATGCTTTCCCTGATTCCCATGAAGAAATCGCGAAAGCAAAAGAAATCGGTTTGACGGTCATCCGCTACCATGATTTCATAGGCGACTTGATCAAAAACTATACGAGTGTCGCCATTACCGGTTCACACGGTAAAACGAGCACGACCGGTTTGTTGTCCCATGTGTTGGACGGGATTGCACCGACAAGCTATCTGATCGGCGATGGCACTGGTTTCGGTCGGGAAGATGCGGAGTATTTTGTGCTGGAAGCCTGTGAATACAGACGTCATTTCCTGGCTTATTCACCGGACTATGCCATCATCACGAACATCGATTTCGATCACCCGGATTACTATAAAGACATCAATGATGTTTACAGCGCATTTGATTCATTTGCATCCCAAGTGAAAAAAGGCGTCATCGCTTGCGGCGAAGATGCGTATGTCCGTGAATTGAAAGGCAAATATCCGGTCACATTTTATGGCTTTGCTGAAGACAATGATGTTGTCGCCAAAAATGTCACAAAAGACACAACCGGCAGTCAGTTCGATGTGGAAATAAATGGCGAAAGGTACGGTCATTTTGAAATCCCGTCATTCGGCACGCATAATATCCTTAACTCATTGGCCATCATCACATTCTGCTGGCTGGAAGGATTGGACAATGACAAGGTAGCTGCGCAACTGAAGACATTCACAGGCGTAAAACGTCGCTTCAGCGAGAAATACATTTCGGATATGGTCGTTATCGATGATTATGCCCATCATCCATCCGAAATCCGCGCTACACTCGATGCGGCCAGACAGAAATACCCTACAAAGGAAATCATTGCGATATTCCAACCGCATACCTTCACGCGTACGGTTGCTCTGCTTAGTGAGTTCGCTGAGTCGTTGGAATTGGCCGACAAGGTCTTCCTTTGCGATATCTTCGGCTCCGCTCGCGAAAAGGACGGACAGGTTTCGATCGGCGATTTGGCCGACAAAATCGAAAAAGGCGCAACGGTATTGAACGTCAACAACATGTCTCCGCTGCTGCAGTTCCATGATGCTGTCGCTATCTTCATGGGCGCCGGGGATGTTCAGAAATTTGAACTGGCTTATGAAGAGCTGTTGAGCCACAGCGTACCAACAACAAATTAA
- a CDS encoding MaoC/PaaZ C-terminal domain-containing protein translates to MGLKDIKLGKSIDEIQEGDSLTVTEIIEDKDILLYLGLTNDGNPLYIQHDYSQTTRFHKPIVPTVLLVGILTSNVSKHLPGPGSHIVDVSLNVIEPIYHNSTITFNFEVERVDERREQVTISVVGTNMENERVLDAELIVETPRKLIFDEEENVVMSEQTEVGEAVVSEVDSATSTADDSE, encoded by the coding sequence ATGGGTCTGAAAGATATAAAGCTTGGAAAATCGATTGATGAAATTCAAGAGGGGGATTCGCTGACCGTCACGGAAATCATCGAAGACAAAGATATTTTGCTGTATCTTGGATTGACGAATGACGGAAACCCGCTCTATATTCAACATGATTATTCGCAGACGACTCGGTTTCATAAACCGATCGTGCCAACTGTTTTGTTGGTGGGGATTTTGACGAGCAACGTTTCCAAACATTTACCGGGTCCGGGTTCACATATTGTGGACGTTTCTTTGAATGTGATTGAACCAATCTACCACAACAGCACGATCACGTTCAATTTCGAAGTCGAGCGCGTGGATGAGCGCCGCGAACAAGTGACGATCAGCGTTGTCGGAACGAATATGGAAAATGAACGCGTGTTGGATGCTGAATTGATCGTTGAGACGCCTCGCAAGTTGATTTTTGATGAGGAAGAGAACGTGGTCATGAGCGAGCAAACTGAAGTCGGGGAAGCCGTCGTTTCGGAAGTTGATTCCGCAACCAGCACAG